Proteins encoded together in one Pectinophora gossypiella chromosome 20, ilPecGoss1.1, whole genome shotgun sequence window:
- the LOC126375937 gene encoding Golgi SNAP receptor complex member 1 has product MSVLTSSSWEDLRKTARLLENDIDVKLVAFSKLGVSTGASSLSSESVPLINSDDMFDTMSMELQQLLNKLSQINDKMSELAPSGAATMHTIKRHREILMDYQQEFSKTSARVSARREREELLRGGSPPPAAAAGLSRRDQFSKEANHLHSSHILVDEQINIAMEARDHLTSQRQTFKRMQTRFNDITNRFPMLNSLIYRINARKRRDSLIIGLVVAVCTFLLLLYAFH; this is encoded by the exons ATGTCTGTACTGACAAGTTCATCTTGGGAAG ACCTAAGAAAAACTGCACGCTTACTGGAAAATGACATAGATGTAAAGTTGGTTGCATTCAGCAAGCTAGGAGTGAGCACTGGTGCGTCAAGTCTCAGCTCAGAGAGTGTCCCGCTCATCAACAGCGATGACATGTTTGACACCATGTCCATGGAATTGCAGCAGTTATTAAATAAG CTTTCGCAAATcaatgacaaaatgtcggagcTGGCTCCGAGTGGCGCGGCTACAATGCACACTATCAAGAGACACAGAGAAATACTCATG GACTACCAGCAAGAGTTCTCGAAGACTAGTGCGCGTGTGAGCGCGCGGCGAGAGCGCGAGGAGCTGCTGCGGGGGGGCagcccgccgcccgccgccgccgccggcctcAGCCGCCGCGACCAGTTTTCCAAGGAGGCCAACCACCTGCACAG TTCCCATATACTGGTGGATGAGCAGATCAACATAGCGATGGAGGCGCGGGACCACCTCACCTCGCAGCGGCAGACCTTCAAACGCATGCAGACGCGTTTCAACGACATTACTAATAG gtTTCCAATGCTAAACAGTCTAATATACAGGATAAACGCGCGCAAACGACGTGATTCTCTAATCATCGGTCTCGTGGTAGCAGTATGTACGTTCCTACTCCTCTTGTACGCATTCCATTGA